The Gammaproteobacteria bacterium genome segment CCAGTACTGGCTTTCGCCGAAGAGGCTGTCGAAACGCGCGAGGTTGTCGTAATCACGCAGAAACATGGCGCCATCGATGCGGCGAACATCCTGTTCGCAATACACCCGATAGGGACTGAACACGACATCACCCGGATGACGCCATCTATTCCGGAAGAGAACAATTGGCCCCATATCCGGCAACCATCCATGTAGGCGGACAAAGTGGCTGTGCGTCCCTCGCCGGCCACCAGCAGGCGATCGAACACCGTACTGATGCTTTCCGCAGCTATGTCGGTGGCGAAATACTCGTGGGCGATGCCAAAGTGATCGGCCAGCTTACGCGCCACCACCGCATCGCTTTTTGGCTCCTGTTGTGCGGAGGCCAGCCCCCAGGTGACACTGCGCAGACCCGATTTGTTCTCCAGCATCAGCAGGATGCAACGACTGTCAAGGCCGCCCGACAACATAAGATTCCATGTCTCACTATCAATGCGAAGCTTGCCGAATACCTCGCGCAGCGCCCTGATAAATTCATCCCGGTGCGTGCGGTCCGGCGCGTGACGCGGTGCAAATTCGATCCGCTCCACGATCTCCTTCAAGGACCATGAGTCGCGATCCAATACCACGCGAGAATTTCCTGGCAGGCATCTGATGCGGCTGTCCCAGGAGAGGCCCGGGCCGAGATTACCCGCCGACAGCATCCATGCGATGGCATCCCGGTTTGGGCGATAACTGCCCAGCGCGGTCACAATTGCGCGCTGTGAGGTCGACGCCACGAACAGGTCATCCGTCATCACATACCAGAGTGCGCGAGGCGCAGGCATCGCTGACCAGTTCGACGCGACGGTCATCTGAACGAAACAGCGCATACGATCCGTCCGGCCGCGGCGCCAGAGTCCGCCACCACTCACCGCCGGTGTCGACGAGAAAACCCAGGCAGACGCTGGAATTCTGCACGAGGACTGCGCTGTTCGGGTTGAACACACCGATATCGAGTCCTGGTTCATGCAAGATGAGCGGCGGGTAAGGCTCGATATTATCCGGAATGAGCGCGCGCGACAGCCGGTGGAACAGCGCGGGATCCGGGCGCCTGACGCGATCACGGTGAGCGACCAGGAGCAATTTAGCCATGGTTCACCCGACAGCACGCCGTGCAAGGGGCACATCCAACATGCGAAACCACAGGTTTGCGTGCCGGAAACCCGATCTGGTTCTCCGGCATCCCGACAGAGCCCATGCCGGCTTTACCGGCAACCGCGATCATTTGTCACCACAGCGGAACATGCGCGCGCTGCCTCTCATTGAACTCTGCCAGTCGCTCCTTTCCCAGCATGGCCTGCAGATCTGCCAGCAGGCGCCGGAACCGGTCCTGGTCACCGCCCTCGACCGCCTCCGTCAGCTCGCGCAGCCCTTCCGCGAGCGACTGCCTGGCGTCCGCCGCAAAGGTGTTGTGCGTCTGGATGTCCCAGTACACCTCCGCGCTGGCGCTCAGGATGCGCGCCAGCAGGGACAGGAGCGCCCGATGCGGCGGCGTCATGACCGGCAGCATGGCCTCTACGTCGTAATCAAGCCGGCGCATCGCCATGCCGAAGGCAAGGATCGCGGCATGGGTCGCCGTCTGGAGAGCGGCTGCACAGCGGTCGTGCTGCTCCGCGCTCAGCATGTGCAGGGTGGCGCCCCATTGCTGCGTCAGCCGGAGGAAACGGTCCGCCTGTACACCGCGGCTCGCCTCGACTACCGCAACGCTCTGGTTCACGAAATCCAGCGATGGGGCAAACATCGGATTAATGCTGAGCTGCTCAATGGTTCGCGGCACCCGGCCGGCCATGGCAGTCGCCAGCGGCAGCTTGACCGACAGCGTGTCGACGAAGAGCGCCCCCTGTTTCATCAGGCTGACAATGGCCTGCCAGGTCTCGAGCAGGACACCCTCGGGCAGCGCCGCGACGACCCAGTCCGCACCGGAGAGGACACGCTCCGCCTCTTCTGACAACGCGCGTACGTCGGAGGCGATGCAAGCGACATCGCGTTGCCGCGCCGGCGGCGCGGGCGCGATATCGATCGACGTGGTCGCGATCCCGTCACCGGCGAATTTCGCGCAGAAAAGCGCTCCCAGGGCGCCATTGCCGCCCAGAACTACGGCGCTGATCGCAGGAAGATTCGGCTTGTTCATGGAGGTCTCGAAGGCATCTGTGAATATATAATCGGATTGGCGGCGTGAGCTAGTCGCTGGCGTCGATGATGCGATCCTCGATCCGGCAGGCCTCGTCGATGATCAGGGTATACAGCTCACGGACAAAGCCAGGGTCTACGCCATGGCGTTCCGCCAGCGCGGCGCAGCGCTGCTTGACCTGTTCCACCCGGCCGCTTTGCATCATCGGGATTTCGCTCGCCTTCTTCAGACGGGCGACATCGCGGCATACGGAGTAACGCCGTCCGAGCAGCTCGATGATCTGCTCATCAATTGCATCAATTGATTCCCGATATGGGAGCGAGCTGTTCCATCATTTTATCCTGTCATCTGTCCTGGCACGGCCGGGATTGGTTTGTCATTTCCCTGGAGACGGGATCCCGTAACTCCGATGATCCGCTCCGATCTGCACTGACAGTTCAGCCAGGCGGTTGATCAACCTCCAGCCAGGCGCGCCTATTATTCCAGCCGCAGCGAGGCGCATGCTCACAGCGCCGCCTGGCTCTGCCGTCATCCAGCGCCGACACCGCCAGTGCATGGACCAGCGCCCTTGATTTCAATAACATTTCCTCGAGCTCCTCCTGCGGATTAGACAGATCGATGATGGCACCGCCGACACCCACGGTGACATCTTCCGGGGTCACGACGATGGTGCGGATCACGATGCTGAGATCGGCGCTGCCATTGAGGCCGAAAAACCCGATGGATCCCGAGTAGATGCCGCGCGGCCCTCCCTCGAGCCTGTCGATGATTTCCATGCTGCGCTTCTTCGGGGCCCCGGTCATCGATCCACCGGGAAATGCGGCCTGTACGCACTGTACCGGGGAAATGCCGCGGCGCAACCTGCCATGGACCGTGCTCACAAGCTGGTGCACCGTCGCGTAGCTCTCCACGGAGAAAATATTCGATACATATACGCTGCCGACGTCGGATACCGTGCCGAGATCGTTGCGCAGGAGATCAACGATCATCAAATTTTTCGGAACGGTCCTTCCCGTTCTCGCGCAGGTCCTGGTAGATGCGCTCATCTTCCTCAGGCGTCTTGCCGCGCGGACGCGTACCCTTGATCGGCTTGGACTCGACCGTGCCATTGGGGCCGATGGTCAGGAAGCGTTCCGGCGAGGAACTCAGGACAGCCACGCCCGGGAAATTCCAGATAGGTCGCATACGGAGCCGGGTTGCTCTCGCGCAGCGCGCGGTAGGTGTTCATAGGGTCGATTGTCACGTGCTGCGTGATCATGTTGGTCAGGCAGATCTCGTAGGATTCGCCGTGCTTGATCTCCTGCTGGCATTCCCGGATGCGCTGCAGATACTCTTCCGGCGAATGCCGCGCGGTCTGCGCGACCATCCGCGGCACTGGCGCCCGCCTCCACGGCCTCACCGCCGGCAACTTCTTCAGCTTTGCTTGCATGTCGTTCAGCCATTGCCGGGCGCGGTCCGCGTGATCCTCATCGTCAAGACAGACCAGGTAGGCGATGTTCTCTTCGTGATCGAAGGCGATGATGCGGTCGGCGAATACGAAGGCGGCATCCGGCGTTGACGCCCGGTGCGCCGCGGTCGCGCCGCCAATCGGCCTTCAGCTCGTAGCCAAGATAGCCGGCGTAGCCCAGGTTGAAATCGAATGGCAGTCCCTCCACCACTGCGTGCCGCTCGTGCAGCATACGATCCAGATAGGTGAAGATGCTCTCGCTGAAGACCTCATCCTGGCCACGGCGAGTCACCGTCACCTTGCGCTCCGGCAGGCTGTAGCTGACCGCATTCCGCATGCGGACCCGCTGGCGTCGCCCATGTAGGAGAAGCGGGAGAAGCCGCGCACCAGTGCGCTGTCAAGCCAGAAATTGGGCGTGGAGTGCGCGAAGAAGTTCACGAACACCTGCTCGGCGTTCAGATGCATGGGCACGCGGCGATGAAATATCCTGAATGGCCGGCCGTTGATCTCACCCCGGCCCAGGCTGACCGGATCCCGGTCGGCGCTGTTCCCGTGCGGCACGATGTCGAAGCTGTCCGGGCATCGTTTTGCCGTCCCTGTATCGGTAACACGCCGGCGCGGCGGGTTCTGCTTGAGGAATTCGGCCGTGAGCGCGCGGAAATTCTCCAGGATCTGGTGGCCGTACTCGGAACAGATCGATTCGGGATGGAACTGCACGCCCCAGATCCGGCGCGTCTTGTGGCGCAGGCCCATCAGCATGCCATCCTCCGTCCAGGCGAGCTTCTCCAGTTCGTCGGAGAGTTCGGCGACGTGCAGCGAGTGATAGCGGATGGCGGTGAATGGTGACGGGATACCCTTGAAGACGTCCTGGCCGGTGTGATGGATCAGGCTCGGGCGGCCGTGCATGACGCGGTCGGCGTAATCCACCTTGCCGCCGAACAGATGGCCGATGCCCTGGTGGCCCAGGCACACTCCCAGCACCGGAACGGAACTCTCGCGAATCGCCTCGGCGCAAATGCCGAAACCTGCGGCCGTTCCGGCCGGCCAGGTCCGGGGGAAATGACAATGTTGTCGAAATCGAGCTGGCGGATCTCCGACCCGGCGGCGGTATCGTTCCTGACCACGACCGGCGGCACGCGGTTCACCTCGGCGATCAACTGGTAGAGGTTGAAGGTGAACGAATCGTAGTTGTCGATCAGTAGCGTTTTCATGAGCGCACCCGCACCCAAATGCGGTGGCGCATTCAGGTCCTGACATAATCCAGATGGTATAAATGACTTCCCCATCAGGTATATCGACTGGCAATCATCACGCTTTAACATGGATGATGACCGTACAGGGACCCACGATCCGACTTTATCCGCAGCACCCCGGATATTGCAGCTTGCGCTCACCCTACCAAGCATCGCCTGCCCCTCCGCTGTTGAACAGCGGGGCACCGGCGTGTGGCAGCCAGCCAATCATCGTTCGCGTTCTTCCACATCA includes the following:
- a CDS encoding prephenate dehydrogenase/arogenate dehydrogenase family protein; amino-acid sequence: MNKPNLPAISAVVLGGNGALGALFCAKFAGDGIATTSIDIAPAPPARQRDVACIASDVRALSEEAERVLSGADWVVAALPEGVLLETWQAIVSLMKQGALFVDTLSVKLPLATAMAGRVPRTIEQLSINPMFAPSLDFVNQSVAVVEASRGVQADRFLRLTQQWGATLHMLSAEQHDRCAAALQTATHAAILAFGMAMRRLDYDVEAMLPVMTPPHRALLSLLARILSASAEVYWDIQTHNTFAADARQSLAEGLRELTEAVEGGDQDRFRRLLADLQAMLGKERLAEFNERQRAHVPLW
- a CDS encoding chorismate mutase, which codes for MDAIDEQIIELLGRRYSVCRDVARLKKASEIPMMQSGRVEQVKQRCAALAERHGVDPGFVRELYTLIIDEACRIEDRIIDASD